The DNA window GGCGTGGGTCTTTAAACTACCGCTCTGCGTCGCTGATGTAAGAGTGTCCGAGCCTAAGGCGAGGGCCCTACGCGTAGTTAGCCGTGAACCCGTGGTGGGTCCTAGCGTGGGTCTTTAAACTACCGCTCTGCGTCGCTGATGTAAGAGTGTCCGAGCCTAAGGCGAGGGTCCTACGCGTAGTTAGCCGTGAACCCGTGGTGGGTCCTGGCGTGGGTCTTCAGACTCCCGCTCTGCGTGAACCCCGCGTTGCATACTTCGCACTTGTAGCGACGCTCGCTACTGTGGGAGCGGACGTGCTCTTGCAGCGATTGCAGTCTGTAGAGTTAAAACATGTTAGGACTTTGGTGCATAcagggtgatcaatccaaatggatCAGTATGGAGAAGTTAGTAACTATAAGAGATAGCGAAAtatgttcttaggaaccatggcgtcgattttagatttaataaaaatggcattaTTTTtcaaccccccacgcaaaaagaggagtgttataagtttaactgctatgtgtgtctgtctgtggcaccttagctcttaaacgagtggaccgatctGAATgcagtttgtttttatttgaaagcaggttttctagcgatggttcttagatatgttttatcaaaataggttcagccgtttttcaggggtttttcaacttttcgatggttaggttagtttttctCCTTAtcgacccatttggattgatcaccctgTGTAATGAGATTTTTAgtgactagatggcgctagtaaaGTCTAATGCATCTCGAAAATGGCGTCACTTAACAGCGCGACCGTTTAGACGTTGTTTTTATTACTGGTCACTTTTACACTTGAAGTCATCTGCACTTACTACTTAACAAAGTGACCTGGTCACACTGACCTGGGATAGCACTTGTCACAGAACTCGCAACGGTAGTTTCTTTCCCCGGTATGAGTAGCCATGTGCTCCTTGAGCCGTGACGGCAGATAGAACCTTTGCTCACACAAGTCGCACTGGTGCCGGTACACctgtaaaaaaaagatttattcactaacacagaagacattcaataaatcattcatttatCTATTGATTGATTTAAATGTTTCCAAATTACATCACGGCCTATAtcttactgctgggcacaggcctcctctcagaatgagagggccgCTTCGATCTCTCGCGGGCGCAGTGCGAAttgtgaacttcacacacacacacccaggACTTTAAACTCCAACCATacaccctcagtaattgatCGATCGTTCACCATCATAATATTTTTAGTGTAGCTGGTTGCCATtgtaacgtctcctgggtcacttattaaaagtatgatttcatggggtacaaatccactaaaagttagttgtgacagttttaaggcaattccttccaAGCATGCTAATATTATACGTTGCTAACAATTTTCTATGCAAATGTATCCACGCGATGTTCCTGCGTAACGGCACAGCtaaacaacactaaaaagttgattgacctttTTAAGTAAAGCCCTCACACTTTTAGTTGCAGAATGGCCATACACTTATAGTTCGGTTATTATAGGAAGAGCTGACAGTTATAAAAAAACCACTTCACTTcaaacttgaaaaataatataccaaacctttttttaattttaatatcagtactattttgtatgtgtatagtttatattgttttataggCAATCTACGTCAGCTGTCAGAGCTCTTTTCTGATAGTGAACCGTACTATCCTAtactatattttataatttaaattttaagtgaTAAGTAAgaaaacacaagctgagatatgagtgCATAGGGAATTCGTGTCGGTTACCGTTGACATCAGTGGTTGTAGCGGGTTAGCACGCGGTAGattacgaggacctgggttcgattcccagtgatggtcttatttttgttttttctgtgcatctatatttcagtttgtatttgcaATTTCGGTTTACGGGtcaccgtaaaagtaaaaatttggtgtcggacaaactaatcggcatatctggcgaccaaagagcaggctttttcttcgcccaaagacagcctcgcagtgcaacgaggcaacgccgctagcgtcttaggcacaatgccccgcgctgcgctgcctttggatgaggaagcccgttttagttaattttatgttttttttatttttatttttatgtaaaaatacagataaaaaatatcgattacAAATTTtcctttgactttgaatattataaatgcgatagtgtgtatgtttgtccgtctttcatgccgtaacagagcgacggatcgaagtgatttttgacatagagatagtttatggacccgagtgacataggctactttttatcccgaaaattttcagttaccgagggaacagcgcgcgataaccgaatttcacgagGGCGAAGACGCggtcaaaagctagtagtaaattaaataactaaatacttgttatttctAACATTTGAAAAGAAATCACGTTTATCTCAGTAATTCTGGTATAATCTAGTAGCATTAACTTACTGAATCTGACAGGGTCGGTCCTGCTCATATCTTCCGAATCACCTATATTATACCGGTTTATGATTCAAGCACTGCTTCCACATATCAGTTGAAATACCGATATTACTGGTACCGGTTTGAAGCCttgcacacaccattgaattgcttcacaagtttgtgtaggtttccccACGATATTTACCTTTATCATTACGGAAATCTACCGTACCCCGCGTGCGGGCTCTATGGACCAATGAAACTGAGCCTTTAGGTTGTTAGAAGATTACATACCTTCAAGTGATTCCTTCTGTTATGCTCCATCAAAGTTTTCCTCCTATTGTACACTTTATCGCACAATTTACATGGAAAAGTCCTTTTATCACCATGCACTTCTATCAAATGACGATTCCTCAACGCATACGACAAGAAACAGGCTTCACACTTATAACAGTTCACCGTTGGTTTCTTCTCATGCACCGTAGCAACATGCAAGTATCTGGAATACTTAGATTTCAAATTTTTACCACATATATCGCATGGAAAATTGGCTTCGACCTTGCTATGAGACTTTATATGAGTACGTAGGGAATTTTGTTCTAAAAAGCAAGCACCACACTGATCACATATAAAAGTACCGAAGTGTTCTATCATATGTTTCTTTAAACTATCGAAGTAAGGAAAACTCTTGTCACACTCCGTACACTTTATGCTGTCCAAAGTCAATTTGAACTTTAAGAATTCATTCTCAACCGGATATATAACTTTCTCATGAACGCTTGCAACATGTCGTTTGAAATCGTTTAGGTTTTCAATCTTCTCGCTGCATAATCGACAGTCGATTCTAGTTATATCTATTTTGGGTATCTTTTTATTCTCAGTCATGCTTTCGAACATTTCTTTCGGTTCGTGGGTGAGTGTGTGCTCTCTTAATTCGTTGGGATTTGTGAATTGGTCTTTGCAGTAATAGCAGTAGTAGTTGCTGATTCGGTTGTGGAACGGGCAGACGTAAGAGTTGAGGACGATTGTGAGTGTGTTCGTGTACACCATTTGGTCGTGGTCCAACGTGTCTTTTTTGATTTTCGGCTTCTTCTTAGGCGGCGGTGATACTGTAAGaaacaaactattttttaaaataggttaatcaactttttagtgtatcaGATTGCCACGGAAACGTCCCCTGGGTCACTTCTTAAATGTATGAGAGCCCTGATTCGACCCGTGCACGATCCTCTGCGTGAGAGGCCATAGTTCaattcaactttttagtgtaattgtactattatctattctgttaTGTAGCTTGTTGCCATAGTAAcatctcctgagttacttattaaaagtataattgtatagggtacaaatccactaaaagttagttgtgagttttaaggcaatttctTCATGGCCCATCATTTAAGCATGCtaatagtatacattgcaaacatttttctaacaaagtgtatcactaaTGTCTCCTGGGTTACGGGATAGAATAACATACATAAAGTGGCCCTTTACCAGCGTTGTCGAGCATCTGTTCAAGTTTGTCCTGTAGCGCCAACGCTTTGTCGAACAGCTCTCGCTTCGTCTCTTTCTGGCGCACCTTCCGTCGCGGTCGCTCGCTCGTCTGCTCTTGCTTGGGTTTAACCTCCACCTTGCACGCTGGCTctgtaataaatacaatacttaCTTGTGGTGTTTgatcccgctaatattataaatgcgaaagtttttctgtttgtttgttacctcttcacgtctaagccgctgaaccgattaagatgaaactcggtatacagataatttgagttccggggaagg is part of the Choristoneura fumiferana chromosome 26, NRCan_CFum_1, whole genome shotgun sequence genome and encodes:
- the LOC141443163 gene encoding uncharacterized protein isoform X2, translated to MATTTASLAKSKGPIVDPALCRCCRSIKKCRLLGSEYDWSGKKEVYSDMLMDCFGLLLSHLDGDSKDSCICATCVVRLREAVAFRQQVLQCEEVFLQAKLENKDDAPLEMDTKVKVEPICEDSDASMGDRDDMDYVSPPPKKKPKIKKDTLDHDQMVYTNTLTIVLNSYVCPFHNRISNYYCYYCKDQFTNPNELREHTLTHEPKEMFESMTENKKIPKIDITRIDCRLCSEKIENLNDFKRHVASVHEKVIYPVENEFLKFKLTLDSIKCTECDKSFPYFDSLKKHMIEHFGTFICDQCGACFLEQNSLRTHIKSHSKVEANFPCDICGKNLKSKYSRYLHVATVHEKKPTVNCYKCEACFLSYALRNRHLIEVHGDKRTFPCKLCDKVYNRRKTLMEHNRRNHLKVYRHQCDLCEQRFYLPSRLKEHMATHTGERNYRCEFCDKCYPRLQSLQEHVRSHSSERRYKCEVCNAGFTQSGSLKTHARTHHGFTANYA
- the LOC141443163 gene encoding uncharacterized protein isoform X1, which translates into the protein MATTTASLAKSKGPIVDPALCRCCRSIKKCRLLGSEYDWSGKKEVYSDMLMDCFGLLLSHLDGDSKDSCICATCVVRLREAVAFRQQVLQCEEVFLQAKLENKDDAPLEMDTKVKVEPICEDSDASMGDRDDMDYEPACKVEVKPKQEQTSERPRRKVRQKETKRELFDKALALQDKLEQMLDNAVSPPPKKKPKIKKDTLDHDQMVYTNTLTIVLNSYVCPFHNRISNYYCYYCKDQFTNPNELREHTLTHEPKEMFESMTENKKIPKIDITRIDCRLCSEKIENLNDFKRHVASVHEKVIYPVENEFLKFKLTLDSIKCTECDKSFPYFDSLKKHMIEHFGTFICDQCGACFLEQNSLRTHIKSHSKVEANFPCDICGKNLKSKYSRYLHVATVHEKKPTVNCYKCEACFLSYALRNRHLIEVHGDKRTFPCKLCDKVYNRRKTLMEHNRRNHLKVYRHQCDLCEQRFYLPSRLKEHMATHTGERNYRCEFCDKCYPRLQSLQEHVRSHSSERRYKCEVCNAGFTQSGSLKTHARTHHGFTANYA